The DNA region TCGTATATTTTTAGATCATCAAATGAAATTCTCTGTTGAAACGAGGGCGTGTTGGTCCACCGACTAAGGAAAAACGGTGCAAACTGAATATCTGTCAACACGTTCTCGTAGAGACACTTACCGATAACCATGCCTAGAAACCTGAGCATTTGTAGATGGAATGTCTTTTCCTCGGAGCTAAAGTCATAGGAAGGATTCTGCTGTTGTAGCTTCAACTTCAAAAAGTAGTCAGGGTTGGGGTATAGCTGGAAGTTGGAAGTCGCGTTGAAGAACCTCATCCCGCCGTTCTTGTCTGCATTTGAGTTCGAAACATAAAATGCGCTATCCACAATACTGGTGAGCAACTCTTTTGTGAGTCCTCCCCCGTCAATGCCAgcctctttttctccaaactGGTTGATAAACTCCACGGATAAAGGCAGTTTAAACTGTTGGCCACGCAGCTCTCCAAACTGCTCAAAGGCGTCAAAAAGAACGTTTTCCCGCGATACAACACCTTGTATCTTTGGGCTGAATATTCCTGTGATCTGAGACTTGTCTTTTTCAATCAGCTGTCGGAACAGCTCCGCTCGAGTGTCAAAAGGTATCATGAACGGGAGGTATATGAGAATCAGTAGATTGTCCTGTAGCTGCGTATTTGAGGCTTGCAGAACGCCTGTCGGAAGGGAGAGTTCTCCGTCCTCCTCTCCGgcttcttcgtcgtcgtcgtccatctCGAGCAATGGAACAAGCTTGGAAACGTTACGCATCGAAAACTCGGGGTCTCTGAGCAGCCAAAAATCTTCGTCCGTGAGGTTCATCCGAAGATCGCGGAGATAAATCTGCTTTAGGAGTTTCAGTGTTGTGACACCgatgtttttgaagaatgCAAGTATTCTGGCCTCCGATACTGAAAGATCCTCATATTGCACAATACGTCGTCCCAGCACATagaaaagagaaaaagagcgaAGGAATTTCACAAAATAGAGATAgttttcctcgtcgagtCTTCCCTGGTTGAACAAATCGGCATCATTGGACACGCAGAGCAAGTAGCTGTAAAGCTCTTCTAAGAGAAACAGTGTTTTCCAccaattttctttctgtGGGTCCAACAAGGTTTGTCTAAACTCGCTATCGTTGGCAAAATGTGCTCTCTCCTCGGCCAGAACAAAAACTTGAGGAAATAAGTGTTCATTGCTGAggtttctgaaaaactgATTCATAAAGTCCATGGAGGACGATGCCACAATCAGgttcaccagcagctcgttttttAAAAGCTGGTTTACGTTGCCTTTGGTGGACACCAGATGGAGCAAtgcaaagaagaacgagACAAACAGGTCTGTTTCGACCTGCAGGACCTCGCACTGTCTAATCACCGACTTGGTGAAGTCTGAGGCGTATAGTTTTTCAATCTGTTTGCGTGCCTCGGGCGAAACAAAAATTGCATGGCCGCTCGGTTCGTCCTCAAACTGCAGTTTGGCCGAGATTCCGCCTATGATGATGGAGAACGCCTCGATTGACAGCTTGGTAATGGCGATGGCGCTATGCGATAAAATAGTGACCACGTTCACCAGGTAGTCGAATTTCTCTGTATCTGTGAGATTTTCAAACAGCGGTCTGTGAGCGCAGATCCACTCAAATTGCAGTTCGATAGACTTCCGCAAAAGAGCGTAGTTGTGCGACAACGCGAAGCCCACAAACTCCGGTTGTGGGGCGGTGAGAAACCGCAAGATTCCCTCGCTGGCGTAGCTCGACAGCTCAAAGACGGTTGCCAAAAATAGCGGGTCCTCGGTGTACACGGTAAGTAAATATTTCACTAGCGGGTTCCAGTCGACGGACACAGGGTACTTCTGGGCGAGACTTAGGACCACTTGAAGGGACTTTTTTGCGAATTCAGTGTCTGGCGACCGGGGAATCGTCTCGATCAGCGTGCGAACGGTTTTGCAGGCCGTGGAGGGTGACAGCTGTTGGGTCTGGACAATGTGCTCGAGTCTATCGAGATAGGTGTGATCGCGGGTGCCAGCGAGCTCGGGCcagaagaagttgaacTCTGCCACACTGGTACCATCCCAATTGGTTCCCAATTTACGTCGTGCGTGCTGGAGGTCGAGATACGTGCGTGCATACGACTGGATCGTGGTTGCGGCCCGTGCCTCTATGCGGGCCCTCTCGCGGCGCTGGCGCTCGAGCTGGGTGGTCTGCAAAAACGACTGTTTGTTCTTTGCGAAGAGGCTCCTGTTGCCGAGGTTGACCTGGCGCTTTCTGGTCGATCCAGTGAAGTTTGTGTTCATGTACAAGAACAGGTATTTTGCCTTTGGATAAGAAAGCTGGGGCCTGCACGACCTCTAATTATTTCAGAATTATTCcctaatttttttttagaGACGCGTTTTAGAATCATTGTATTTCAAATCATGAGTGCAACTACGTCGAAACACGCAGGTGACGCGCGTTTGGAGGGGCCGAACAAACGCCAGCACCTGGACATTTCTGTCGACGACGGTGTGGGCACGGCCACGGCGCACTCGCTGCCGACGGCAAACCAGTCGATCACCCCCCACGGGTACCATTTGCCTGTACACGGCAAGTTCGACCGCCAGAAGCTCCATAACAAGCTGACGGGCGGACAGTTTGAGAACGAGGCAAGCacttttgagaaagagctcGTGTCAATGTCCAAGAAGGAGTCGGAGGCCAGCGTCCAGAGCGACAGGCAAAGATGGGATCGTCCCGCGGTGGTGGGGTACGATCCGGCCACGTACGACGTGgacttccagcagctggatgcTGAGGAGACGCTGATCAATGATGAGGCCGCAGTGCGGTTTTTTGGGGTCACTGAGGAAGGGTACTCGGTGCTGTGCAACGTTGTAGGGTTTCGACACTATTTTTACGTGCCAGTGCCAAAGGGCCTGACGCAGGACGATCTGGGCGACTTCCACAAGTATCTGCGCACAAACTACCAGGGTGTACAAGGGCTGGAGATTGCGCTTAAGGAGAGCATCTGGGGCTACAATAATAACACAAAGCTGCCGTTTCTTAAAGTGGTGGTGGACGGCATTAAGCACATCGGCAAGGTGCGCTCGGCATTTGAACGCGGTGAGATTGAGTACAAAGGCCTGTTTCCGCCTACTGGATCGATGACGTTTGACAATatccagtttctgctgcgGATGATGGTGGATTGTCGTATCACAGGTATGGGCTGGCTGCGGGCGCCAGCGGGAACTTACACGCCAGTGCCGCCAGAGAAGGTTGTTTCAACGTGCCAGCTGGAGTTTACCATCCACTACAAGGACCTTGTGTCGCACGCTTCGGAGGGCAAATACCTGAACATGGCTCCATTGCGGATTTTGTCATTTGACATTGAGTGTGCGGGCCGCAAGGGCATTTTCCCCGAGGCGGAACACGACCCGGTGATCCAGATCGCGAACGTGGTGGCTAAGGCGGGTGACCCGGTGCCGTTTGTGCGCAATGTGTTCACTGTCAAGTCGTGTGCGCCGATCGTCGGGTCAGAGACGTTTTCGTACGAGTCTGAGGAGGAGATGCTGCTCAAATGGAAGGAGTTCATCGTCAAGGTGGATCCGGACGTGATCATCGGGTACAACATTGCCAACTTTGACTTCCCGTACCTGATCAACAGGGCTCGGGCGCTCGGCGTCCACGACTTCCCGTACTTCTCGCGTCTGAAGAATAGCAAGCAGGAGATCAAGGAcacatttttcagctcgcGCGCGTACGGCAG from Ogataea parapolymorpha DL-1 chromosome V, whole genome shotgun sequence includes:
- a CDS encoding ubiquitin-protein ligase E3 C, whose protein sequence is MNTNFTGSTRKRQVNLGNRSLFAKNKQSFLQTTQLERQRRERARIEARAATTIQSYARTYLDLQHARRKLGTNWDGTSVAEFNFFWPELAGTRDHTYLDRLEHIVQTQQLSPSTACKTVRTLIETIPRSPDTEFAKKSLQVVLSLAQKYPVSVDWNPLVKYLLTVYTEDPLFLATVFELSSYASEGILRFLTAPQPEFVGFALSHNYALLRKSIELQFEWICAHRPLFENLTDTEKFDYLVNVVTILSHSAIAITKLSIEAFSIIIGGISAKLQFEDEPSGHAIFVSPEARKQIEKLYASDFTKSVIRQCEVLQVETDLFVSFFFALLHLVSTKGNVNQLLKNELLVNLIVASSSMDFMNQFFRNLSNEHLFPQVFVLAEERAHFANDSEFRQTLLDPQKENWWKTLFLLEELYSYLLCVSNDADLFNQGRLDEENYLYFVKFLRSFSLFYVLGRRIVQYEDLSVSEARILAFFKNIGVTTLKLLKQIYLRDLRMNLTDEDFWLLRDPEFSMRNVSKLVPLLEMDDDDEEAGEEDGELSLPTGVLQASNTQLQDNLLILIYLPFMIPFDTRAELFRQLIEKDKSQITGIFSPKIQGVVSRENVLFDAFEQFGELRGQQFKLPLSVEFINQFGEKEAGIDGGGLTKELLTSIVDSAFYVSNSNADKNGGMRFFNATSNFQLYPNPDYFLKLKLQQQNPSYDFSSEEKTFHLQMLRFLGMVIGKCLYENVLTDIQFAPFFLSRWTNTPSFQQRISFDDLKIYDSELHENLSKLLKLTEHEIDDLDLNFTISEKLQDSSEVVTIDLLPGGRKMKVNQQNKLQYVYCVAKFKMDQSIAIQSKYFIEGLSQIIKPKWLSFFNAYELAKLISGGEKEIDIEDLRRNTALGGYTMHDQTIVYLFELLEEFDNDLRSKFLKFVTSSSREPLLGFKELNPKFGIRNSGTDTSRLPTASTCVNLLKLPDYRNKKLLKEKLLYSINSHAGFDLS